TTAAATGATTAGggaattgatataataatatacatttatgatttatattagtttCCAGTAAAGTACActgtatatatactttttaaaataaatttcagcttCATTtagcttgttttaaatttagtttgtaaatacgagtaggtacctagggTATTTACCTTAGGGTAtacttagttatatttattttaggtactagTTGCATTTAGAAATGTAgaatgattaggtacctacactcaatatttataaatttgaaatatttaattattaataagtttgtttgttatttaagaTTGAATCTATTAAACGAATTGAAATACTGCAATCATTGTGGATTcctgaacaaaattataaatatccaaCAAACAATAAAAGAAATCTAAAATTCCAACACCATTGGCTTTACAAATGGACTTGGATTGCTTACTCAAAAATGTTTGATGGcgcattatgtaaatattgtgtaatttttaatgaacatgAAGGTGGTTCGGGTAGTCAAAAATTGggtaaatttgttttaacgACGTTTTCAAATTGGAAAAACGCAATAGAAGAATTTAATAAACacgataacaataaataccATAAAATGACATTATTAAAGTTTGATTGTTTAATGTCAGTGCCTAATAAAACTACTGATTCTATTTTAATACAACtggataaaaaatttaaatctgaaaTAGAACAAAACCGTGccaaattaaaaccaattattgAAACTGTTATGTTTTGTGGCCGTCTAGGTCTACCTTTGCGTGGTCATCGAGACTCAGGTCCAATAGACTGTGACAATCCTCCTGTTGAAAATGATGGTAATTTTAGATCACTCTTACGATTTAAAGTTATGTCTGGTGATATAAATCTAGCTGAACATTTAAAAACTGCTCAGGGAAATGCAAGTTATATTAGTGCTGATATCCAAAACCAAATATTAACTTcttgttcaaatttaaaattaaaacaaattatttcaaaagtgAATGCTGCTAAATGTTTCACTGTATTAGCAGATGAAACTGCCGATATATCGGGAATTGAGCAATTTTCTCTGTGTgtacgttatttttaattttcttcaatGCAAATGAGAGAAGATTTCTTAACGTTTGTTCCTGTTACTGATGTTACAGGTATGGGTTTAGCAAACACACTTTTAAATACCCTTGATAAACTTGGTattgatttgaaatatttaagagGCAAAGGTTTTGATGGTGCAGCTACCATGAGTGGATGCTTTAATGGTGTACAATCCCAcgttaccaaaaaatattcacttgCTCACTACATTCATTGCACCTCACATTGTTTAAATCTAGCAATATCCGACACATGTAACATTCAAAGTATACGAAACTGTACTGGTGCCATACAAAaagtatgtgtgttttttaaataccCTAAACGACAAAATGTAATGTTAGATTCAATAAAACGTGTATGTCCTGAATCACAGATTACTAAACTAAAATTACTTTGTCCAACAAGATGGGTCGATCGGCATGACTCCATAATTACTTTTATGGAATTATTTGATGCAGTTATTGATGGATTATCAATTATTTCTACATGGCCAGACAGAGAATCGTCATCAGGATCTTATCAACTTTTGTGTGCTATTAAGCAACCTGAATTTATTTTGGCAACGCATCTGCTAGCAAAAGTATTTAGCATAAGTTTACCTCTTAGTAAACTTCTTCAAAtgcaaaatattgatttgattgAAGCCATGTCTCTGGCAGATAATGTATCTGatgtgttaaaaaatatcagaaataatgCAGATGAGGATTTTAAGAAACTATTTTTGAAAGtgaaagaaaaatgtatgtcaCTTGATATTGAAATAACTTTACCTCGTTTaacaaacatacaaaaaaatcgGTTTAATGTAAAAACTACTTGTCCAAatgaatactataaaatatcactGTTTATTccatttttagataattttattagtcAACTTCATGATAGGTTCATTGCACATAAATCTCTAATTACCAATTTTTGCTGTCTCTTACCAAACAATAATTTGCCAAATAGAGAAGAAAACATAAAAAGTTTGGCAGAAAAGTATAGTGAAGATCTTCAATGTAGTTCAGATTCAGTAATTGGAGAAGTATTGACATGGACACAAAAATTTGTTGGAacagaaaaaccaaaaaatgcaTTAGAAGCTCTTATAGCATGTAACCCACTCATTTTTCCATCTACTTATAAACTTCTCCAAATAATAGCTACACTTTCCGTAACTACAGCAAACAGTGAAAGGTCATTTTCTACGTTAAAAAGACTTAAGACATACCTTAGAAATACTATTGGAGAAAACAGATTAAATAGTTTAGCACTACTAAATATTCATcgtgaaattattttaacaacagaTGAAGTTCTTAATGACTTTGCAAAAGACTCAAGAAAAATA
Above is a window of Acyrthosiphon pisum isolate AL4f unplaced genomic scaffold, pea_aphid_22Mar2018_4r6ur Scaffold_21153;HRSCAF=23173, whole genome shotgun sequence DNA encoding:
- the LOC100572434 gene encoding zinc finger MYM-type protein 1-like, with product MDEYITAKSLNDIGLFVNCSERIESIKRIEILQSLWIPEQNYKYPTNNKRNLKFQHHWLYKWTWIAYSKMFDGALCKYCVIFNEHEGGSGSQKLGKFVLTTFSNWKNAIEEFNKHDNNKYHKMTLLKFDCLMSVPNKTTDSILIQLDKKFKSEIEQNRAKLKPIIETVMFCGRLGLPLRGHRDSGPIDCDNPPVENDGNFRSLLRFKVMSGDINLAEHLKTAQGNASYISADIQNQILTSCSNLKLKQIISKVNAAKCFTVLADETADISGIEQFSLCVRYF
- the LOC103308795 gene encoding 52 kDa repressor of the inhibitor of the protein kinase-like, whose protein sequence is MREDFLTFVPVTDVTGMGLANTLLNTLDKLGIDLKYLRGKGFDGAATMSGCFNGVQSHVTKKYSLAHYIHCTSHCLNLAISDTCNIQSIRNCTGAIQKVCVFFKYPKRQNVMLDSIKRVCPESQITKLKLLCPTRWVDRHDSIITFMELFDAVIDGLSIISTWPDRESSSGSYQLLCAIKQPEFILATHLLAKVFSISLPLSKLLQMQNIDLIEAMSLADNVSDVLKNIRNNADEDFKKLFLKVKEKCMSLDIEITLPRLTNIQKNRFNVKTTCPNEYYKISLFIPFLDNFISQLHDRFIAHKSLITNFCCLLPNNNLPNREENIKSLAEKYSEDLQCSSDSVIGEVLTWTQKFVGTEKPKNALEALIACNPLIFPSTYKLLQIIATLSVTTANSERSFSTLKRLKTYLRNTIGENRLNSLALLNIHREIILTTDEVLNDFAKDSRKIRLL